From Sphingomonas nostoxanthinifaciens, a single genomic window includes:
- a CDS encoding Gfo/Idh/MocA family protein: MSNRLDLMSRRRLFEVAGAGAAGLVIGDAAIAQGRYAPPSRIDTGSVEGGKVKFPAWRAPADTPSGPTPAPMPPEQRVGFAIVGLGRLALEEILPAFAESMKAKPVALVSGSPEKLHTVAAQYGIKPESCYSYESFDTIRDNPEVKVVYIVLPNAMHREYCERAAKAGKHVLTEKPMSVTSRDGQAMVDACKRAGVQLMVAYRIQYEPYNRRAMQFVRDAKFGRLVGFHGINVQTVAADGAQQWRQKKAMAGGGSLFDIGLYCLNTARFVTGEEPVEIYATTYSPPNDPRFAEVEETISFMLRFPSSTIANCFASYGGRDDKHQRLNLETAVLDMPNVYQYQGQQLTVTAREQDATSENRLVLAPKNQFATEIDHMADCVITGRKPYTPGEEGVQDHKMMEAIYESAHAGRPVKLERIDGKDMFRGPPLKQDA; this comes from the coding sequence GTGAGCAATCGACTGGACCTGATGAGCCGCCGGCGCCTGTTCGAGGTGGCGGGCGCCGGTGCCGCCGGGCTGGTGATCGGCGATGCGGCGATTGCGCAGGGCCGCTATGCGCCGCCGAGCCGGATCGACACCGGCAGCGTCGAAGGCGGCAAGGTCAAGTTCCCCGCATGGCGCGCGCCCGCGGACACCCCGTCCGGGCCGACACCAGCGCCGATGCCGCCCGAGCAGCGGGTCGGCTTCGCGATCGTCGGGCTCGGCCGGCTGGCGCTGGAGGAGATTCTGCCCGCCTTCGCGGAGTCGATGAAGGCGAAGCCGGTCGCGCTCGTTTCGGGCTCGCCCGAGAAGCTGCACACGGTCGCCGCGCAATACGGGATCAAGCCCGAAAGCTGTTACAGCTACGAGAGCTTCGACACGATCCGCGACAATCCCGAGGTGAAGGTCGTCTACATCGTGCTGCCCAACGCGATGCACCGCGAATATTGCGAGCGCGCGGCCAAGGCCGGCAAGCACGTGCTGACCGAGAAGCCGATGAGCGTCACCTCGCGCGATGGGCAGGCGATGGTCGATGCCTGCAAGCGCGCCGGCGTCCAGCTGATGGTCGCCTATCGCATCCAGTACGAGCCCTATAACCGGCGCGCGATGCAGTTCGTGCGCGACGCCAAGTTCGGGCGGCTGGTCGGCTTTCACGGCATCAACGTGCAGACCGTCGCCGCCGACGGGGCGCAGCAGTGGCGGCAGAAGAAGGCGATGGCCGGCGGCGGCTCGCTGTTCGACATCGGCCTCTATTGCCTCAACACCGCGCGCTTCGTGACCGGCGAGGAGCCGGTCGAGATCTACGCCACGACCTATTCGCCGCCGAACGATCCGCGCTTCGCCGAGGTGGAGGAGACCATCTCCTTCATGCTCCGCTTCCCATCGAGCACGATCGCGAATTGCTTCGCCAGCTATGGCGGGCGCGACGACAAGCATCAGCGGCTGAACCTGGAAACCGCGGTGCTCGATATGCCCAACGTCTACCAATATCAGGGCCAGCAACTGACCGTCACCGCGCGCGAGCAGGACGCGACGAGCGAGAACCGGCTGGTGCTGGCGCCCAAGAACCAGTTCGCCACCGAGATCGACCATATGGCCGATTGCGTCATCACCGGCCGCAAACCCTATACGCCGGGCGAGGAGGGCGTGCAGGATCACAAGATGATGGAGGCGATCTACGAGAGCGCCCACGCCGGCCGTCCGGTGAAGCTGGAGCGGATCGACGGCAAGGACATGTTCCGCGGCCCGCCGCTGAAGCAGGACGCCTGA
- a CDS encoding DMT family transporter, with translation MQAIFVLFAVAAGVFSALQSGSNNVLQKGLAAPWWTILIVSATTAAVSLVAALASGERLPSDGAVASVPWYGWIGGVFGLAFVLGTVFASPKLGAGVFVALVVTASTVASLALDHFGLMGFDVHRVGWGRLAGALLMAVGVSLIARF, from the coding sequence GTGCAGGCGATCTTCGTGCTGTTCGCGGTCGCCGCGGGCGTCTTCAGCGCGCTTCAGTCGGGCAGCAATAACGTCCTGCAGAAAGGGCTGGCGGCGCCGTGGTGGACGATCCTGATCGTCTCCGCAACGACGGCCGCGGTGTCGCTCGTCGCCGCGCTTGCCTCGGGCGAGCGGCTGCCTTCGGACGGGGCTGTCGCCAGCGTGCCGTGGTACGGCTGGATCGGCGGCGTGTTCGGGCTGGCCTTCGTACTGGGCACGGTCTTCGCTTCGCCCAAGCTGGGGGCGGGCGTGTTCGTGGCGCTGGTGGTCACCGCCTCGACCGTGGCGTCGCTCGCGCTCGATCATTTCGGGCTGATGGGATTCGACGTCCACCGGGTCGGCTGGGGCCGTCTGGCTGGCGCGCTGTTGATGGCGGTGGGCGTGTCGCTGATCGCGCGCTTCTGA
- a CDS encoding error-prone DNA polymerase: MSEAAAPYVELACATNFSFLHGASHGSDLLGRALALGHAGLGICDRNTVAGVVRAWDALKRARAGVHETLKEPPPDFRLVTGARLVFADGTPDIIAYPEDRAGWGWLTRLLSAGNLRSDKGGCVLGLPDLLAHLDGLLLIVLPESTRRDGEGVARVAGKRTLLPEDAPPPPVRLEPSRLRSRPARPPLEANDEGEEEGEPEGATIIPFPSRHPGEGRGPVPPPTSRVEPWIPASAGMTEGTKQDLPSLLRTLRTAAADRVWLGAAMPERGPDRRRLARLARIAAQAGVPLLALNDALYAAPEDRPLQDVLTCIRLGVTIQSAGRRLDANAERHLKSPQAMATLFRDHPQALAEAMRLFARIRFDLGELRYEYPHEPVPEGWRPMRWLQHLTITAARLKWPDGTTRQVRIMLREEFRLIRRCNYAYYFLTVHDLVNFARAQDPPILCQGRGSAANSMVCYLLGVTSVDPAANNLLFSRFLSEERSEPPDIDVDFEHERREEVMQYVYGRYGRHRAGIVATVIHYRSRSAVREVGKALGLTEDVTGRLVSTVWGSFSNKMEEERFRETGFSLDNPEIERLAHFVGHLLAAPFPRHLSQHVGGFVLTEHRLDETVPIHHAAMADRTFIEWDKDDIDALGLMKVDVLALGMLTCLSKAFDLIRAHEGPNYTLASLPPEQPDVYKMLQKGDSIGVFQVESRAQMNMLPRLKPKEFYDLVVQVAIVRPGPIQGNMVHPYLRRRNGTEQVDYPSPAPPHPPDELYGLLGKTLGVPLFQEQAMKLAIVAAGFSPSEANQLRRAMATFRNVGTMPEFEEKMVGGMTRRGYTEEFARRCFGQIKGFGSYGFPESHAQSFGLLVYASAYIKCRHPAAFCAALLNSQPMGFYAPAQIVRDARDHDVEVREIDVMTSGWDNALEVGNPHRPGKDKPAVRLGFRQIDGFREEWATALVVARSAATDGFASIEALARAARLPSRALRLLADADAFRALGLDRREALWEARRTPAEALPLFAAAQARELGNEADPHLPAMPLSEHVAADYQVTRLSLKDHPMTFLRPLFTAERVRSCKGLHDLRDGARAKVAGVVLVRQRPGEGKAIFVTLEDETGVANILLWARDFEKYRRAVMAARLMEVHGIVQKSEEGVVHLMGAHVFDRTAELARLSEDHPARLTLSRADVFEHPQPPRHPGNHARHPRDVRILPASRDFH, translated from the coding sequence ATGAGCGAGGCTGCCGCGCCTTATGTCGAGCTCGCCTGCGCGACCAATTTCTCCTTCCTCCACGGCGCGAGCCACGGCAGCGACCTGCTCGGCCGCGCGCTCGCGCTGGGCCATGCCGGGCTCGGCATCTGCGACCGCAACACCGTCGCCGGCGTGGTGCGCGCATGGGATGCGCTCAAGCGCGCGCGCGCGGGCGTGCACGAGACGCTGAAGGAGCCGCCACCCGATTTCCGCCTCGTCACCGGCGCGCGGCTGGTGTTCGCCGACGGCACGCCCGACATCATCGCTTATCCCGAGGATCGCGCCGGCTGGGGCTGGCTTACCCGCTTGCTGTCCGCGGGCAATCTGCGCAGCGACAAGGGCGGCTGCGTGCTGGGCCTGCCCGATCTGCTCGCCCACCTCGACGGCCTGCTGCTGATCGTGCTGCCGGAAAGCACACGCCGCGACGGCGAGGGCGTGGCGCGGGTGGCGGGCAAACGGACGTTGCTGCCGGAGGATGCTCCGCCTCCCCCCGTTCGGCTCGAGCCGTCACGGCTGCGGTCGCGACCGGCCCGACCTCCGCTCGAAGCGAACGACGAGGGCGAGGAGGAAGGCGAGCCGGAAGGCGCGACGATCATCCCTTTCCCCTCCCGTCACCCCGGCGAAGGCCGGGGTCCAGTCCCGCCGCCGACGTCGCGCGTGGAGCCCTGGATCCCGGCCTCCGCCGGGATGACGGAGGGGACGAAGCAAGACCTTCCTTCGCTCCTCCGCACGCTCCGCACCGCCGCAGCCGATCGCGTATGGCTCGGCGCGGCGATGCCCGAGCGCGGGCCCGACCGGCGCCGCCTCGCCCGCCTCGCCCGGATCGCGGCCCAAGCTGGCGTACCTCTGCTCGCGCTCAACGACGCGCTCTACGCCGCGCCCGAGGATCGGCCGCTGCAGGACGTGCTCACCTGCATCCGGCTGGGCGTGACGATACAGTCGGCCGGCCGCCGGCTGGACGCCAATGCCGAACGCCACCTCAAATCCCCGCAGGCGATGGCGACCCTGTTCCGCGATCATCCGCAGGCGCTCGCCGAGGCGATGCGGCTGTTCGCGCGCATCCGCTTCGATCTCGGCGAGCTTCGCTACGAATATCCGCACGAGCCGGTGCCCGAGGGCTGGCGGCCGATGCGCTGGCTGCAGCATCTGACGATCACCGCCGCGCGCCTCAAATGGCCCGACGGCACCACCCGCCAGGTGCGGATCATGCTGCGCGAGGAGTTCCGCCTGATCCGGCGGTGCAACTATGCCTATTACTTCCTAACCGTCCACGATCTGGTCAACTTCGCCCGCGCGCAGGATCCGCCGATCCTGTGCCAGGGGCGCGGATCGGCCGCCAATTCGATGGTCTGCTATTTGCTCGGCGTCACCTCGGTCGATCCGGCGGCGAACAACCTGCTCTTCTCGCGCTTCCTGTCGGAGGAACGCAGCGAGCCGCCCGACATCGACGTCGATTTCGAGCATGAGCGGCGAGAGGAGGTGATGCAATATGTCTATGGCCGCTACGGCCGCCACCGCGCCGGCATCGTCGCGACGGTGATCCACTATCGCTCGCGCTCGGCGGTGCGCGAGGTCGGCAAGGCGCTGGGCCTGACCGAGGATGTGACCGGCCGCCTCGTCTCGACCGTATGGGGCAGCTTCTCCAACAAGATGGAAGAGGAGCGCTTCCGCGAGACCGGCTTCAGCCTCGACAATCCGGAGATCGAGCGGCTGGCTCATTTTGTCGGTCACTTGCTCGCAGCGCCCTTCCCGCGCCACCTGTCGCAGCATGTCGGCGGCTTCGTGCTGACCGAGCATCGCCTCGACGAGACGGTGCCGATCCACCACGCCGCGATGGCGGACCGCACCTTCATCGAGTGGGACAAGGACGATATCGACGCGCTCGGTCTGATGAAGGTCGACGTGCTGGCGCTCGGCATGCTCACCTGCCTCAGCAAGGCGTTCGACCTGATCCGCGCGCATGAGGGGCCAAATTATACGCTCGCCTCGCTGCCGCCCGAGCAGCCCGACGTCTATAAGATGCTCCAGAAGGGCGACAGCATCGGGGTGTTCCAGGTGGAAAGTCGGGCGCAGATGAACATGCTGCCGCGCCTCAAGCCGAAAGAGTTTTACGACCTCGTCGTCCAGGTCGCGATCGTGCGGCCGGGGCCGATCCAGGGCAACATGGTCCACCCCTATCTGCGCCGACGCAACGGCACCGAGCAGGTCGACTATCCCTCGCCCGCTCCACCGCATCCGCCCGACGAACTGTACGGCCTGCTCGGCAAGACGCTCGGCGTACCCCTGTTCCAGGAGCAGGCGATGAAGCTGGCGATCGTCGCCGCCGGCTTCTCCCCGTCGGAGGCGAACCAGCTGCGTCGCGCCATGGCGACCTTCCGCAACGTCGGCACCATGCCCGAGTTCGAGGAGAAGATGGTCGGCGGCATGACCAGGCGCGGCTACACCGAGGAGTTCGCACGCCGCTGCTTCGGGCAGATCAAGGGCTTCGGCAGCTACGGTTTCCCCGAAAGCCATGCGCAGAGCTTCGGGCTGCTTGTCTATGCCTCGGCCTACATCAAGTGCCGCCACCCCGCCGCCTTCTGCGCGGCTTTGCTCAACTCGCAGCCGATGGGCTTCTACGCGCCCGCGCAGATCGTGCGCGACGCGCGCGACCATGATGTGGAGGTGCGCGAGATCGACGTGATGACGAGCGGCTGGGACAATGCGCTGGAGGTTGGAAATCCCCACCGCCCCGGAAAGGACAAGCCCGCCGTCCGCCTCGGCTTCCGCCAGATCGACGGGTTCCGCGAGGAATGGGCGACGGCGCTGGTGGTGGCGCGGTCGGCGGCCACCGACGGCTTCGCCTCGATCGAGGCGCTCGCCCGCGCCGCGCGGCTGCCGTCGCGCGCCTTGCGGCTGCTGGCCGATGCCGATGCGTTCCGTGCGCTCGGGCTCGACCGGCGCGAGGCCTTGTGGGAGGCGCGCCGCACGCCGGCCGAGGCGCTTCCGCTGTTCGCCGCGGCGCAGGCCCGCGAGCTGGGCAACGAAGCCGATCCGCATCTGCCCGCAATGCCGCTGTCGGAGCATGTCGCCGCCGATTATCAGGTGACGCGCCTCTCGCTGAAGGATCACCCGATGACCTTCCTGCGCCCGCTCTTCACCGCCGAGCGCGTGCGCAGTTGCAAGGGCCTCCACGACCTGCGCGACGGCGCACGGGCGAAGGTCGCCGGCGTGGTGCTGGTCCGCCAGCGGCCGGGCGAGGGCAAGGCGATCTTCGTCACGCTGGAGGACGAGACCGGCGTCGCCAACATCCTGTTATGGGCGCGCGACTTCGAGAAATATCGCCGCGCGGTGATGGCAGCACGGCTGATGGAGGTGCACGGCATCGTCCAGAAGAGCGAGGAAGGCGTCGTCCACCTGATGGGCGCGCACGTGTTCGATCGCACCGCCGAACTCGCCCGCCTGTCCGAGGATCACCCCGCCCGCCTCACCTTGTCGCGCGCCGACGTGTTCGAGCATCCCCAGCCGCCGCGCCACCCCGGCAACCACGCCCGCCACCCCCGCGACGTCCGCATCCTGCCGGCCAGCAGGGATTTCCATTGA
- a CDS encoding Y-family DNA polymerase encodes MAASRLYLALHLPMLAEDVARLAGEASTHLLVFVEKTGNAMRLTAISHVAARAGLAPGLTLADARARMPDLVARDRDHAGEARLLARIVRGCTRYTPMAAAEAPDGAILDITGCTHAFDGAPALLAECARRLADGGVTARLALGTTPEQARALARFGPPGEIGPLHPQLPQLRALPVEALEALPDVTVALRRAGLKTIGHLAERPRAMLAARFGDLALRLIRVLGEEDRRISPERLPAPIFALRRFAEPIGRVDDALACLEELLGETVTMLLERHQGGRRFAARLFRSDGHVAGLEVGTGRPTRDGPAVMRLFRERLDALADPIDPGFGFDCVRLDVVATEPLAARQEDHLAPAREAEALDALVDRLAARLGTRRIHRAAPADTHIPECASVAASPSAPVVWETPEPDEPPLRPLTLLDPPQPVDVLYALPEGPPRRFAWAGRQHDVARWEGPERIAAEWWRRRDRGGLTRDYYRVEDAAGHRFWLFRHGLHERELTTPAWYLHGLFA; translated from the coding sequence ATGGCCGCTTCGCGCCTCTATCTGGCGCTGCACCTGCCGATGCTGGCGGAAGACGTCGCGCGGCTGGCGGGTGAGGCATCAACGCACCTGCTCGTCTTCGTCGAGAAAACCGGCAATGCGATGCGCCTCACCGCCATATCGCACGTCGCCGCACGCGCCGGCCTCGCCCCCGGCCTGACGCTGGCCGACGCCCGCGCGCGCATGCCCGATCTGGTGGCGCGCGACCGCGACCATGCCGGCGAGGCGCGGCTGCTTGCACGGATCGTGCGGGGCTGCACGCGCTACACGCCGATGGCGGCCGCCGAGGCGCCCGACGGTGCGATCCTCGACATTACCGGCTGCACCCACGCCTTTGACGGTGCACCCGCTCTGCTGGCGGAGTGCGCGCGCCGCCTTGCCGATGGCGGCGTCACCGCCCGGCTCGCGCTTGGCACCACGCCCGAGCAGGCGCGCGCGCTCGCCCGCTTCGGCCCGCCCGGCGAAATAGGTCCGCTTCACCCTCAACTTCCTCAACTTCGCGCCCTGCCGGTCGAGGCGCTGGAGGCGCTGCCCGACGTGACGGTGGCGCTGCGCCGCGCCGGCCTCAAGACGATCGGCCATCTCGCCGAACGCCCGCGCGCGATGCTGGCGGCGCGCTTCGGCGATCTCGCGCTGCGGCTGATCCGCGTGCTGGGCGAGGAGGATCGCCGCATCAGCCCCGAGCGCCTGCCCGCCCCGATCTTCGCGCTGCGCCGCTTCGCCGAGCCGATCGGCCGCGTCGACGACGCGCTCGCCTGCCTCGAGGAATTGCTGGGCGAGACGGTGACGATGTTGCTCGAACGCCACCAGGGCGGCCGCCGCTTCGCCGCGCGCCTGTTCCGCAGCGACGGCCATGTCGCCGGGCTGGAGGTGGGCACCGGCCGCCCGACGCGCGACGGTCCGGCGGTGATGCGCCTGTTCCGCGAGCGGCTCGATGCGCTGGCCGACCCGATCGACCCCGGCTTTGGCTTCGATTGCGTGCGGCTCGACGTGGTCGCCACCGAGCCGCTGGCGGCGCGGCAGGAGGATCATCTGGCACCGGCACGCGAGGCCGAGGCGCTCGATGCCCTGGTCGATCGGCTGGCGGCGCGGCTCGGCACGCGCCGCATCCACCGCGCCGCACCTGCCGACACCCACATCCCCGAATGCGCGAGCGTCGCCGCGTCACCCTCCGCGCCGGTCGTGTGGGAAACTCCCGAGCCCGACGAGCCGCCGCTCCGTCCGCTCACCCTGCTCGATCCGCCGCAGCCGGTCGACGTGCTCTATGCGCTGCCGGAGGGGCCACCGCGCCGCTTCGCCTGGGCCGGGCGCCAGCACGACGTCGCGCGATGGGAGGGGCCTGAGCGGATCGCCGCCGAATGGTGGCGGCGGCGCGATCGCGGCGGCCTCACCCGCGATTATTATCGGGTGGAGGATGCCGCCGGCCACCGCTTCTGGCTGTTCCGCCACGGCCTGCACGAACGCGAGCTGACCACGCCCGCCTGGTATCTGCACGGCCTGTTCGCATGA
- a CDS encoding ImuA family protein: protein MTESPSSSPLRQRFAGFDQVTEPTRFALGHAGLDTALGGGLPRGRLHEFWPARPEDGPSAIGFALLLALRAGGRGGNIVWLTQDRAPRCGRLYPPGLAELGADPARLLFVTAPDEASLLRAAADVVRSPAAGTAVIAPGVASPAIDLTATRRLTLFAERSGVTALLVRQSDPHCPSAAATRWCVAAAPSPLLEADAPGAPAFMVECTRQRGGAPVAATRLEWQRDDGRFAPLSGAAPADAGGRRRAAGG, encoded by the coding sequence ATGACCGAGTCGCCCTCCTCCTCCCCGCTTCGCCAGCGTTTCGCCGGGTTCGACCAGGTGACCGAGCCCACGCGCTTCGCGCTGGGCCATGCCGGCCTCGACACGGCGCTGGGCGGTGGATTACCGCGCGGGCGGCTGCACGAATTCTGGCCGGCGCGGCCCGAGGACGGCCCGAGCGCGATCGGCTTCGCCCTGCTGCTGGCGCTGCGCGCGGGCGGGCGTGGCGGCAATATCGTCTGGCTGACGCAGGATCGGGCGCCGCGCTGCGGCCGGCTCTACCCGCCGGGCCTCGCCGAACTGGGGGCCGATCCGGCGCGCCTGCTGTTCGTGACCGCGCCCGACGAGGCGAGCCTGCTGCGCGCGGCGGCGGACGTGGTGCGCTCGCCCGCCGCGGGCACGGCGGTGATCGCGCCGGGCGTGGCCTCGCCTGCGATCGACCTCACCGCCACGCGCCGGCTGACCTTGTTCGCCGAGCGATCGGGCGTGACCGCCTTGCTGGTGCGCCAGTCCGATCCGCACTGCCCGTCGGCCGCTGCGACCCGCTGGTGCGTCGCGGCTGCGCCCTCGCCGTTGCTGGAGGCGGATGCGCCGGGTGCGCCGGCTTTCATGGTCGAATGCACGCGCCAGCGCGGCGGCGCACCGGTCGCCGCGACGCGGCTGGAGTGGCAGCGTGACGATGGCCGCTTCGCGCCTCTATCTGGCGCTGCACCTGCCGATGCTGGCGGAAGACGTCGCGCGGCTGGCGGGTGA
- a CDS encoding glycosyltransferase encodes MHDFALGGTERIAVRLASRWAMEGAAVTILCGSGEGEMRALLDPAVQVVAAPQPIARGRGSRLRLARAAAAHFGREPVDAVFLPGNFHWPVAPALAALPRAHRPAIVAQVSAALAKPQRRALRQFLFGRRMRLLLKGADAIVALSDAATAQAERMVGRPIVATIPLPALEDHMPAPLPVPDGPPIILAAGRLVPEKGFDLLIVAFARLDRGDAELVIVGEGPDRARLERLIAQHGLTARVRMPGYVADTRDWLDRARLFVLPSRFEGYPAVLIEALAAGRPAIVTNCTPASELIDDPVAGRIVPIDDAPAMTAAMAAMLVLPPSDPVQLAIRVERHRIGPVAWHYLALFTGLAASRR; translated from the coding sequence ATGCACGACTTCGCGCTGGGGGGGACCGAGCGGATCGCGGTGCGGCTCGCCTCGCGCTGGGCGATGGAAGGTGCGGCGGTCACCATCCTGTGCGGGAGTGGCGAGGGCGAGATGCGCGCGCTGCTCGATCCGGCGGTGCAGGTTGTGGCCGCGCCGCAGCCGATCGCGCGCGGCCGGGGATCGCGCCTGCGCCTTGCCCGCGCCGCGGCGGCGCATTTCGGCCGCGAGCCGGTCGACGCCGTCTTCCTTCCCGGCAATTTTCATTGGCCGGTGGCGCCCGCGCTGGCAGCACTGCCGCGCGCGCACCGCCCCGCAATCGTCGCGCAGGTGAGCGCGGCGCTCGCCAAGCCGCAGCGCCGGGCGCTGCGTCAGTTCCTGTTCGGACGGCGGATGAGGCTGTTGCTGAAAGGAGCGGATGCCATCGTCGCTCTCTCGGACGCCGCCACCGCGCAGGCCGAACGGATGGTCGGCCGCCCGATCGTGGCGACCATCCCGCTGCCCGCGCTGGAGGATCATATGCCAGCGCCGCTGCCGGTGCCCGATGGGCCGCCGATCATTCTCGCTGCGGGACGGCTGGTGCCGGAAAAGGGCTTCGACCTGCTGATCGTCGCCTTCGCGCGGCTCGATCGCGGCGATGCCGAGCTGGTGATCGTCGGCGAGGGGCCGGATCGCGCCCGGCTGGAGCGGCTGATTGCGCAGCATGGCCTGACCGCGCGCGTGCGGATGCCGGGCTATGTCGCCGATACGCGCGACTGGCTGGATCGGGCGCGGCTGTTCGTGCTGCCATCGCGTTTCGAGGGCTATCCGGCGGTGCTGATCGAGGCGCTCGCCGCCGGTCGCCCCGCGATCGTCACCAATTGCACGCCGGCGTCCGAGCTGATCGACGATCCCGTGGCTGGGCGGATCGTGCCGATCGACGATGCACCGGCAATGACGGCGGCGATGGCGGCGATGCTCGTGCTGCCGCCGTCCGATCCGGTGCAGCTGGCGATCCGGGTGGAGCGACACCGCATCGGCCCGGTCGCGTGGCATTATCTGGCGCTGTTCACCGGATTGGCGGCAAGCCGGCGGTGA
- a CDS encoding glycosyltransferase family 4 protein, whose protein sequence is MRIAYIINSVEGGGAALPVPALCGVLRAQGAEVVVLALTRRDGRALRSMQAAGLEVRVRDGGRRDHLAALRWLDREVRAIGATHLWTSLSRATLLGQIVGQRQQLPVASWQHAAWLKPANLRLLKLRWRASAIWVADSDAVWRYARDIMGVDEARLMLWPIFRADAAAPQAAPWRPGEPMRIGSLGRLHRVKGYDVLADALATGIDARVTIGGDGDAGAELGDRSGGRLDFAGFVGDPRAFLAGLNLYLQPSRSEGFCLAAHEAMQAGLPVIASAVGEIARSVLPGETGWLVPPGDAIALAAALRAALAQPERLAAMGAAGRARLLSRFGPERFVAAGAAIVARLRETRG, encoded by the coding sequence GTGAGGATCGCCTACATCATCAATTCGGTGGAGGGCGGTGGCGCCGCGCTGCCGGTGCCGGCATTGTGCGGGGTGCTGCGCGCGCAGGGCGCTGAGGTGGTTGTTCTCGCGCTTACCCGACGCGATGGACGCGCGCTGCGGTCGATGCAGGCAGCCGGGCTGGAGGTGCGCGTGCGCGATGGCGGCAGGCGCGATCATCTTGCCGCCTTGCGCTGGCTGGATCGTGAAGTGCGCGCGATCGGCGCCACCCATTTGTGGACCTCGCTCAGCCGCGCGACCCTGCTCGGCCAGATTGTCGGCCAGCGGCAGCAACTGCCGGTGGCCAGCTGGCAGCATGCGGCGTGGCTGAAACCCGCCAATCTGCGGCTGCTGAAATTGCGCTGGCGTGCCTCCGCCATATGGGTGGCGGATTCGGATGCGGTGTGGCGCTATGCGCGCGATATCATGGGCGTGGACGAAGCGCGGCTGATGCTGTGGCCGATCTTTCGTGCCGATGCGGCTGCACCGCAGGCCGCACCGTGGCGGCCGGGCGAGCCGATGCGCATCGGCTCGCTCGGCCGGCTGCATCGCGTGAAGGGCTATGACGTGCTGGCGGATGCGCTGGCCACCGGGATCGACGCCCGCGTGACGATCGGCGGCGACGGCGATGCCGGGGCGGAACTGGGCGATCGATCGGGCGGGCGGCTGGATTTCGCCGGTTTCGTCGGCGATCCCCGCGCCTTTCTCGCCGGGCTGAATCTCTATCTCCAGCCGTCGCGCTCGGAGGGCTTTTGTCTCGCCGCGCACGAGGCGATGCAGGCCGGGCTGCCGGTGATCGCGAGCGCGGTCGGGGAGATCGCCCGGTCGGTGTTGCCGGGCGAGACCGGCTGGCTGGTGCCGCCCGGCGACGCGATCGCGCTCGCCGCCGCGCTGCGCGCTGCGCTGGCGCAGCCCGAACGTCTCGCCGCCATGGGCGCCGCGGGCCGCGCACGGCTGCTCAGCCGGTTCGGACCCGAGCGGTTCGTGGCGGCCGGGGCGGCGATCGTCGCGCGACTGCGCGAGACACGCGGCTGA